The proteins below come from a single Fastidiosipila sanguinis genomic window:
- a CDS encoding family 16 glycosylhydrolase produces MRKFRKAENNIVNYNFNRNISYSNLSKIINRKSLVATIALLFLLFAFSPYKSNADAIEPASKIPENNWQLVFNEEFNDSILDKNKFNDENYLIHWTTPENARAKYTLAEGNISLNIPKEPSPWWHGTDKQKLSSIQTGMRDGMHRFDKNLCTITDHHPAINNFITQYGYFELRAKVPSAGGIHSAWWMIGAEDFRNQQAEIDIFEILGPEVGQKWSKVRAGVHPWGDPDIRRETLYYHVKADLESDFHTYGFLWEPEGMKFYFDGKLVRTSKQSPNYKMLTLLGIYEGWNGITWSKNPDPNDNNYPKQFTIDYFRAFQTPEMIKFNQDRDFALEERAKIENNLALLATAGVGQDYHWTSLPSHLNDGDSSENSAFQSQDFTKNSDNEFSKILDKPEYIYFDWEDLKSISEITLDVRYALLQAPTNWDIEYSLDGETDWQLIAQSGNVQWDTAENNLESKTLTFPTVQAKAIRIKINSANIYWNHYAINEVRIAS; encoded by the coding sequence ATGAGAAAATTTAGAAAAGCTGAAAATAATATCGTTAATTATAATTTCAATAGAAATATCTCTTATTCAAATCTAAGTAAAATAATTAATAGAAAGAGCCTAGTTGCTACCATAGCATTATTATTTTTGCTGTTTGCATTCTCTCCTTATAAGAGCAATGCCGATGCTATAGAGCCTGCTTCTAAGATTCCAGAAAACAACTGGCAACTTGTATTTAACGAAGAGTTTAATGACTCTATTTTAGATAAAAACAAATTCAACGATGAAAACTATCTAATTCATTGGACTACTCCAGAAAATGCCCGTGCTAAATATACGCTTGCCGAAGGTAATATTTCATTAAATATTCCAAAAGAACCTTCACCATGGTGGCACGGAACTGATAAACAGAAGTTAAGCAGTATACAGACAGGTATGCGAGATGGCATGCATCGTTTTGATAAAAATCTATGCACAATAACAGACCATCATCCCGCTATAAATAATTTTATTACACAGTATGGATATTTTGAATTACGTGCAAAAGTACCTTCTGCTGGAGGAATACATAGTGCTTGGTGGATGATAGGAGCTGAAGATTTTAGGAATCAACAGGCTGAAATTGATATTTTTGAGATTCTAGGTCCTGAGGTCGGACAAAAATGGAGCAAAGTAAGAGCTGGCGTTCATCCATGGGGAGATCCTGATATTCGTAGAGAAACTTTGTATTACCACGTTAAAGCTGATTTAGAATCAGATTTTCATACTTATGGTTTCTTATGGGAACCTGAGGGAATGAAGTTTTACTTTGACGGTAAATTAGTTAGAACTAGTAAACAATCCCCTAATTATAAGATGTTGACCCTCTTAGGTATTTATGAGGGTTGGAACGGCATAACTTGGTCAAAGAACCCTGATCCAAATGATAATAATTACCCTAAACAATTTACTATAGATTATTTCAGAGCTTTCCAAACTCCTGAAATGATTAAGTTTAATCAGGATAGAGATTTCGCTTTAGAGGAAAGAGCAAAAATAGAGAATAATCTTGCTTTGCTTGCCACAGCAGGTGTTGGACAAGATTATCATTGGACTTCTTTACCTTCTCACTTAAATGATGGAGATAGCAGTGAAAACTCTGCTTTCCAGAGTCAAGATTTCACAAAGAATAGTGACAACGAATTTTCTAAAATTCTAGATAAACCTGAATACATATACTTTGATTGGGAAGATCTTAAATCAATTTCAGAAATTACCTTAGATGTTCGCTACGCCTTGCTACAAGCTCCAACTAATTGGGATATTGAATACTCATTAGATGGCGAAACAGACTGGCAGTTAATTGCCCAAAGTGGAAATGTTCAGTGGGATACTGCAGAAAATAATCTTGAATCGAAAACTCTAACTTTCCCTACAGTGCAAGCTAAAGCAATTAGGATTAAAATTAACTCTGCTAACATCTACTGGAATCACTATGCAATAAATGAAGTTAGAATTGCGTCTTAA
- a CDS encoding CPBP family intramembrane glutamic endopeptidase — protein sequence MKSNRKNRKQNNNLNNQNEAKKDTYKVPENGFEIKVEPLQLSTGLVETDELIEQAQDSDNIFSGEQEVTVEVDNEDLLETVNEDQGDQAQDDQEQDDSTLNAEEINDVVEKINISRVDAHSEEDNSSNSKENDLVNESLDSENKTEDKKLDNNAEDEEFTEQEPEVGLDDSEKFSGESSTGELDEMDEQNAKQNDNHETAKVDESLQDETSDITESHAEKVLDEDRKIDIKASTKSAIEKVSGSSKNFFEKVKNNWENRKAEKAKFEANLSTTQKEKIQKRKAAGYLILIATIIAIVINIAWAKIPVESLNLSRYTLNGVFFKDLLTFLLAMLIPSAIIFKRFSLKQEEVFGKTKQNSIAYVLTALMGIPLALAITGLHNLMIFVLDKVGVNVTFRNHFAINESPSILGFVLMLVVLVFVPAIVEEFMFRGVLQTSLKNQERLHLSMLLTATASSLFFKNIMFVIVYLGIALVLSYVKEAADNLTISIVLRISILTSLLVMQYFLPLFTSAIDLKSIDGRSKFYISLILAVVAIVLLIPIFKASFSAYADSRVDKENEEANSDDSIELQDEMSLVDWKFILALLLLLASSAMV from the coding sequence ATGAAAAGTAATAGAAAAAACAGGAAACAAAATAATAACTTGAATAATCAAAACGAAGCCAAAAAGGATACATACAAGGTGCCTGAAAATGGTTTCGAGATCAAAGTTGAGCCTTTACAATTATCAACAGGATTAGTTGAGACTGATGAATTAATTGAACAAGCACAAGATTCAGATAATATTTTCAGTGGAGAACAGGAAGTTACAGTAGAAGTTGATAATGAAGACCTTTTAGAAACTGTGAATGAGGACCAAGGCGATCAAGCGCAAGATGATCAAGAACAAGATGACTCAACTCTTAACGCAGAAGAGATAAATGATGTTGTAGAAAAAATAAATATTAGTAGAGTTGACGCTCATTCTGAAGAGGATAACAGTTCTAATTCAAAAGAAAATGATCTAGTTAATGAGAGTTTGGACTCAGAAAATAAAACTGAGGATAAAAAACTTGATAATAATGCTGAAGATGAAGAATTCACTGAGCAAGAACCTGAAGTTGGTTTAGATGATTCTGAAAAATTTTCAGGTGAAAGTTCAACTGGGGAGTTGGACGAAATGGACGAGCAAAATGCTAAGCAGAATGACAATCATGAAACTGCTAAAGTTGATGAGTCTTTGCAAGATGAAACAAGTGATATTACAGAATCTCATGCTGAGAAAGTTTTAGATGAAGACAGGAAAATTGATATTAAAGCATCGACTAAATCAGCTATTGAAAAAGTTAGTGGTAGTAGTAAAAATTTTTTTGAGAAGGTTAAGAATAATTGGGAAAATAGGAAAGCAGAGAAAGCTAAATTTGAAGCTAACTTAAGCACGACTCAAAAAGAAAAAATACAAAAACGCAAAGCTGCAGGTTATTTGATTTTGATTGCTACAATTATAGCTATAGTAATTAATATAGCGTGGGCAAAGATACCAGTAGAATCTTTAAATTTAAGTAGATACACTCTAAACGGAGTATTCTTCAAAGATTTATTGACTTTCTTACTGGCTATGTTAATTCCAAGTGCAATTATTTTTAAAAGATTCTCTCTCAAGCAAGAAGAGGTTTTTGGTAAGACTAAGCAAAACTCAATCGCTTATGTTTTAACAGCTTTGATGGGTATACCATTAGCTTTAGCGATTACTGGCCTACATAATTTAATGATTTTTGTGTTAGACAAGGTGGGAGTTAATGTAACTTTCAGAAACCATTTTGCCATAAATGAGTCACCATCTATTCTAGGATTTGTTCTAATGCTTGTAGTTTTGGTGTTTGTTCCAGCAATAGTAGAAGAGTTCATGTTTAGAGGTGTTTTACAGACAAGTTTGAAAAATCAAGAGCGATTACATCTTTCTATGCTATTAACAGCAACAGCATCAAGTTTATTCTTTAAGAATATAATGTTTGTCATAGTTTATTTGGGAATTGCTCTAGTTTTATCATACGTGAAAGAAGCTGCAGATAATCTTACTATATCTATAGTATTGCGTATTTCTATTTTGACTTCACTATTAGTAATGCAATATTTCTTACCACTATTTACTTCGGCCATAGATCTAAAGAGTATTGATGGACGCAGTAAATTTTATATAAGTTTGATTTTAGCAGTAGTTGCTATTGTATTATTGATACCAATATTTAAAGCTAGCTTTAGTGCCTACGCAGATAGTAGGGTTGATAAAGAAAATGAAGAAGCCAATTCAGATGATTCTATTGAACTTCAAGATGAAATGTCTCTAGTAGATTGGAAATTTATTTTAGCATTGTTACTGCTCTTGGCTTCGTCAGCAATGGTTTAG
- a CDS encoding carbohydrate ABC transporter permease yields the protein MREFVSNFKFIFKKGNRRYIGVTILLIALFIVFMVPVYYLVITTFKTPEEAALHPMALPTSWNFSSYGEALEKMNYFNALKNTMFIAGMTVLINISAASMASYALARHRSKLNSFIFMLFVSGMMIPFQMGLSSLFKLMSDLKLVNTPWAVILVNASGSLISSIFMMKSFISSSVPIEIEEAARIDGAGVLGIFFQIVLPLMKPVIATMSIIVMLGAWNDFLNPLLFLMEDKKYVLLQQLSKNIGQFSVDWNSMFPMLVLSVLPLTLVFIFLQRYIISGVVAGAVKG from the coding sequence ATGAGAGAATTTGTATCAAACTTTAAATTTATTTTCAAAAAAGGCAACCGTAGATATATAGGAGTGACAATATTATTGATAGCACTATTTATTGTATTTATGGTACCAGTATACTATCTAGTTATAACCACCTTTAAAACCCCTGAAGAAGCAGCCTTGCATCCAATGGCCTTACCTACAAGCTGGAATTTCTCCTCTTACGGAGAAGCATTAGAAAAAATGAATTACTTTAATGCTTTGAAAAATACAATGTTTATCGCAGGTATGACAGTATTAATTAATATATCTGCAGCAAGTATGGCATCTTATGCATTAGCACGCCACAGAAGTAAGTTGAATTCATTTATATTCATGTTGTTTGTAAGTGGTATGATGATTCCTTTCCAAATGGGTCTATCTAGTCTATTTAAATTAATGAGTGATTTGAAGCTAGTTAATACACCTTGGGCAGTTATATTAGTAAATGCATCAGGAAGTTTAATCTCAAGTATCTTTATGATGAAATCATTTATTTCTTCTTCAGTGCCAATTGAGATTGAGGAAGCTGCTAGGATAGATGGTGCAGGAGTATTAGGTATATTCTTCCAGATAGTTCTACCACTTATGAAACCTGTAATAGCAACAATGTCTATTATTGTTATGTTAGGTGCATGGAACGACTTCTTGAATCCACTGCTATTCCTAATGGAAGATAAGAAATATGTTCTATTACAACAATTGTCAAAAAATATTGGTCAGTTCTCAGTTGACTGGAATAGTATGTTCCCAATGCTAGTACTATCAGTATTGCCATTGACATTAGTATTTATATTCTTACAAAGATACATTATTTCAGGTGTAGTTGCGGGTGCGGTTAAAGGATAA
- a CDS encoding carbohydrate ABC transporter permease, which produces MPKTSNSKKKSNPDVNKHRRKQKLKIALQYEILILPALVLYILFCGVPFIATFLYSVTDYNIYNLKDYGFNGITNYIRVFETSVIKTALLNSIWYALGMTFFQSLIAIPLAVLLNNKIPGRNFMRAGWFLPAMFSPMVVGFLFKFLFGKSGPVNMFLQNLGHEGIAFFSTNNALNTIIFSQVWQWTGWAMVIYLANLQTIPSDMIEAARVDGASGFDIFFRITLPLLYPGVTVVGISSLVGGLKVFDIVYSMTNGGPGYSTETIMSTMLKITSGRGDYALASAFGVVFFAVVLFISMILLRLLKVWENKVS; this is translated from the coding sequence ATGCCTAAAACCAGTAATAGTAAAAAGAAAAGTAATCCAGATGTAAATAAACACAGGAGGAAACAAAAATTAAAAATAGCCCTGCAGTATGAAATTCTAATTCTTCCAGCTTTGGTCCTATACATATTATTCTGCGGTGTTCCTTTCATAGCAACGTTTCTATATAGTGTCACGGATTACAATATTTATAACTTAAAGGATTACGGTTTTAATGGAATAACTAATTACATTAGAGTGTTTGAAACATCTGTTATTAAAACAGCTTTGCTGAACTCAATCTGGTATGCATTGGGAATGACATTTTTCCAATCACTGATAGCTATACCACTAGCAGTATTATTGAATAATAAAATTCCAGGAAGAAATTTCATGAGAGCAGGATGGTTCTTACCAGCAATGTTCAGCCCAATGGTTGTAGGATTTTTGTTCAAGTTTTTGTTCGGTAAAAGTGGTCCTGTCAACATGTTTTTGCAGAATTTAGGACATGAGGGTATTGCCTTCTTTAGTACAAATAATGCCCTGAATACAATTATATTCTCACAAGTTTGGCAATGGACTGGTTGGGCAATGGTTATCTATCTAGCGAACTTACAAACTATTCCATCAGATATGATAGAAGCAGCTAGAGTTGATGGTGCAAGTGGCTTTGACATATTCTTCAGAATTACTTTGCCACTCTTATATCCAGGTGTAACAGTTGTAGGGATTAGCTCACTTGTTGGTGGTTTGAAAGTATTTGATATTGTCTATTCTATGACAAATGGTGGACCGGGATACTCAACTGAGACAATTATGAGTACCATGCTAAAGATAACATCAGGAAGAGGAGACTATGCTTTAGCATCAGCATTTGGTGTTGTATTTTTTGCAGTAGTTTTATTCATTAGCATGATCTTACTTAGATTACTAAAAGTTTGGGAAAACAAGGTTAGTTAG
- a CDS encoding response regulator transcription factor codes for MRVLLVDDEKIERQGLKYLFDKHGFNFEIHEAKHGEIALEKLKEQDFDLVITDLKMPVMDGLHLIENMHELEKIPKTVIYSAYSDFFYAKQAIHLGVIDYLIKPVEEHEFVKLITRVEHEINLEKAANLEKILGSSLNQRSDFSLELSADDYNMELAGIAVAFDIESNTLGQVHEEIKEALESVFPEVYLFIENEQEGIFFVLNVQKDVYDSLQKLLPILEQETSGYVRFFIFESFNNYEKLKESVSNGRNKLKSRIFAPRSQVYSLLTKPNENEIYLNRNSVMRDVQQDDSTVAETLERMLDELAKLGQFSNLYTKYIFLQMIEKVNPNLSPKEIEKFLALENLEEIETFLYGIIGVARDRSNTNVWNEGEELPNFNNVENNEEIVPEVETVKTYIKQHFQDNPNLETIAQQVHLSPNYLCVVFKKETGMTVIAYMTEVKLNYAAYLLENTYERIADIAESVGYTNTSYFNMIFKNSFGMTPSVYRKQKQIKAMDK; via the coding sequence ATGAGAGTTTTACTAGTAGATGATGAAAAAATTGAGAGACAAGGCTTAAAATATCTCTTTGATAAGCACGGTTTCAATTTTGAAATTCATGAAGCTAAACATGGTGAAATTGCTTTGGAGAAGCTGAAAGAACAAGATTTTGATCTTGTGATTACAGATTTGAAAATGCCTGTCATGGATGGATTACATCTCATAGAAAATATGCATGAGTTGGAGAAGATTCCCAAAACGGTAATTTATAGCGCTTATAGTGATTTTTTCTATGCAAAACAAGCTATTCATTTAGGCGTCATAGACTATTTAATTAAGCCTGTTGAAGAACATGAATTTGTCAAACTTATTACTAGAGTTGAGCATGAAATAAATTTAGAAAAAGCTGCTAATCTAGAAAAAATTCTAGGTTCCAGCTTGAATCAAAGAAGTGATTTTAGTTTAGAGCTAAGTGCTGATGATTACAACATGGAATTAGCAGGAATTGCAGTAGCTTTTGATATTGAATCCAACACATTAGGACAAGTTCATGAGGAGATTAAAGAAGCTCTAGAATCCGTTTTCCCGGAAGTATATTTATTTATTGAAAATGAGCAAGAAGGAATATTCTTTGTACTTAATGTTCAGAAAGATGTATATGATAGCTTACAAAAATTACTACCTATACTAGAGCAGGAAACATCTGGTTATGTACGCTTTTTTATCTTTGAAAGTTTTAATAATTATGAAAAGCTTAAAGAGTCCGTAAGTAATGGTAGAAATAAACTTAAATCTAGAATTTTTGCTCCAAGAAGTCAGGTTTATTCATTGCTGACAAAACCTAATGAAAATGAAATCTACTTAAATAGAAACTCAGTAATGCGTGATGTTCAACAAGATGATTCTACTGTAGCAGAGACTTTAGAAAGAATGCTAGATGAGCTAGCTAAGTTGGGACAGTTCAGTAATCTTTACACAAAATATATATTTTTGCAGATGATTGAAAAGGTCAATCCTAATCTGTCGCCAAAAGAGATTGAGAAATTTTTAGCTCTAGAAAACTTAGAAGAAATTGAAACATTTTTGTATGGAATTATTGGTGTAGCACGTGATAGGAGTAACACAAATGTTTGGAATGAAGGAGAAGAACTTCCAAATTTCAACAATGTAGAAAATAATGAGGAAATTGTTCCTGAGGTTGAAACTGTAAAGACATACATTAAACAGCATTTTCAAGATAATCCTAACCTGGAAACAATCGCTCAACAGGTGCATTTGAGCCCGAATTATTTGTGTGTAGTTTTCAAGAAAGAAACAGGAATGACTGTAATAGCCTATATGACTGAAGTTAAATTGAATTATGCAGCATATTTACTAGAAAATACTTATGAAAGAATAGCTGATATTGCTGAGAGTGTAGGTTATACGAATACTTCTTATTTTAATATGATTTTCAAGAATAGCTTTGGAATGACTCCTTCGGTTTATAGAAAACAAAAACAAATAAAGGCAATGGATAAGTAG
- a CDS encoding sensor histidine kinase: MFRNKEKDQEQVKGFNLNFAQSIKNNKKDTLLLRLSVYLLAFSVLPILFLSLYFQHQLKHEQESTLSRAYDDYSLFMAEQIDQKVSNIKEVMLTLGQNQSLQEALKLRNTNDYYFDKDLRQNFETYIWYNLTSNRSIIKNFRIYSRNAERHIGYFISPYEYADKNVQNILEQQSNYVGLTVDANSELYYMYPIFSRFGNEPVAHALAGIDKDKAFSNKGQMSTRENSFASIILMGDKEVKSSYPNDFQSPYVEVNRHCPLSSLDLRLLIPYRSLHVDVLPLIFFAVLILVIFVLLFLLINRQLRILREQIIQEQNMVQVLQYNSLQRQMNPHFLYNTLSMINWKAKYAGQEDISDITLRLSKYYRLVLNNGNPYQSLEKAFSMAEIYLSLKKELMDEDLNFELDLDEKIKDRKIINFILQPLVENAVVHGISATGQDGSIKIKAKEVTRNNAKEIKSEILILIYDDGRGLYHFNDVLDESESGFAIKNIATRLQLAHGKNYGLALYSGDEVYKLNSDLAEDTYQNDEDFKDLLDHAKEKGTLTVLFLP, from the coding sequence ATGTTTAGAAATAAAGAGAAAGATCAAGAACAAGTAAAAGGCTTTAATTTAAACTTTGCACAAAGTATCAAAAATAATAAAAAGGACACGTTATTACTAAGGTTAAGTGTTTATTTATTAGCTTTTAGTGTTTTGCCAATACTTTTTTTAAGTCTTTACTTTCAACATCAACTTAAACATGAGCAAGAAAGCACCTTGAGTAGAGCATATGATGACTATAGTCTTTTTATGGCTGAACAAATTGATCAAAAGGTTAGCAATATCAAAGAAGTTATGTTAACTCTTGGACAGAATCAAAGCCTTCAAGAAGCACTTAAACTAAGAAATACCAATGACTACTACTTTGACAAAGATTTGCGTCAGAACTTTGAAACCTATATTTGGTATAACTTGACCAGCAATCGTTCTATTATCAAGAATTTTAGGATTTATTCCAGAAATGCTGAACGTCATATAGGTTATTTTATTTCACCATATGAGTATGCAGATAAAAATGTGCAAAATATCTTAGAGCAGCAAAGTAATTATGTTGGATTAACAGTAGATGCTAATTCTGAGCTTTACTATATGTACCCGATTTTTTCAAGATTTGGTAATGAACCAGTTGCCCATGCACTAGCTGGAATTGACAAAGATAAGGCTTTCTCAAACAAAGGGCAGATGAGTACCAGAGAAAATAGTTTTGCGTCAATAATACTAATGGGAGACAAGGAAGTTAAAAGTAGCTATCCTAATGACTTTCAATCCCCTTACGTAGAAGTTAATAGGCATTGTCCACTGAGCAGTTTGGATTTGCGCTTGTTAATTCCGTATCGCTCTTTACACGTTGACGTTTTACCGTTGATTTTTTTCGCAGTGTTGATATTAGTAATTTTTGTCCTGCTATTTTTATTGATCAACAGACAACTTAGAATATTGCGTGAACAAATAATTCAAGAACAAAATATGGTTCAGGTATTGCAATATAACAGCTTGCAAAGACAGATGAATCCACATTTCTTGTATAATACTTTGTCAATGATTAATTGGAAAGCTAAGTACGCAGGACAAGAAGATATTTCAGATATTACATTACGCTTGTCGAAATATTATAGGCTAGTGCTAAATAATGGTAACCCTTATCAGAGTTTAGAGAAGGCTTTTTCTATGGCGGAAATATATTTAAGTCTAAAGAAAGAGCTTATGGATGAAGACTTGAACTTTGAATTAGATTTAGACGAAAAAATCAAAGATAGAAAAATAATTAATTTTATCCTACAACCTTTGGTGGAAAATGCAGTTGTTCATGGTATTAGTGCGACAGGACAAGATGGAAGTATCAAAATTAAAGCCAAAGAAGTTACTAGAAATAATGCTAAAGAAATAAAATCGGAAATATTAATTTTAATTTATGATGATGGCCGTGGCTTGTATCATTTTAATGATGTTCTTGATGAAAGTGAATCAGGATTTGCAATTAAGAATATAGCAACAAGATTACAACTAGCACATGGAAAAAATTATGGACTAGCATTGTACTCTGGTGATGAAGTTTACAAGCTTAATAGTGACCTTGCAGAAGATACCTATCAAAATGATGAGGATTTTAAAGACTTGCTAGATCACGCTAAAGAAAAAGGGACTTTAACAGTATTATTTTTACCATAA
- a CDS encoding ABC transporter substrate-binding protein, with amino-acid sequence MRKIVKKSLATVLSLSLALGLVACNQNTQKETDKTTDKKVESEESTDKEDSGKTSEENTEKIPLRIMYWNKQETMQSFLDLVKEKLPQVDLEFQFVPVGELDSIVSAQLQASEGPDILPSGTSEAYAKAGYLVDLSNEDFMKNFEESALDLISIDGKQYGIPGLSWYEGMFYNKTIFEENGLTPPKSFEELMQLHKDLKDKGIKPQAMGANSWEPMMKSSLGFAIAEWLRTTEDGKTFDQGIREGTRTFVDSKLKENIEIWDQYIEDGYLTPDMLEVSYDEALVEFATGKAAMWESGPWAVEAIKKTNPDLKFDMFPFYGTKSDEGWLVGGPGVTFGINSASKNQDAAKEVLALMASPEGQKALLENNPGSGSFGKDVNVELPEYFQGVKEVLSSGRTYCPWFVWSTNNSPYIETYGKGLQEYLQGNMTIDEILAQVDEVAKADHELK; translated from the coding sequence ATGAGAAAGATAGTGAAGAAATCACTAGCAACTGTTTTGAGTTTAAGTCTTGCTCTAGGTTTAGTAGCTTGTAACCAAAATACTCAAAAAGAAACAGACAAAACAACAGATAAGAAAGTTGAGAGTGAAGAATCAACTGACAAAGAAGATAGTGGTAAAACTTCTGAAGAAAACACAGAAAAAATTCCTCTAAGAATTATGTACTGGAACAAGCAAGAAACAATGCAGTCATTCTTAGATTTAGTTAAAGAGAAATTACCTCAAGTAGATCTAGAATTCCAATTTGTTCCTGTTGGTGAACTAGATAGTATAGTTAGCGCTCAACTACAAGCAAGTGAAGGACCAGATATTTTACCTTCAGGTACAAGCGAAGCATATGCTAAAGCAGGCTACTTAGTAGATTTATCTAATGAAGATTTCATGAAAAACTTCGAAGAGAGTGCTCTTGACCTAATCTCAATTGATGGTAAACAATACGGCATACCAGGATTAAGTTGGTATGAAGGTATGTTCTATAACAAGACTATTTTCGAGGAGAATGGTCTAACACCTCCAAAATCTTTTGAAGAATTGATGCAATTACACAAAGATCTAAAAGATAAAGGTATCAAACCTCAAGCAATGGGTGCAAACTCATGGGAACCAATGATGAAATCAAGCTTAGGTTTCGCAATTGCTGAATGGCTACGTACAACAGAAGATGGTAAAACATTCGACCAAGGTATCCGTGAAGGAACTCGTACATTCGTAGATTCTAAACTTAAAGAAAATATTGAAATTTGGGATCAATACATTGAAGATGGTTACCTAACTCCAGATATGCTAGAAGTAAGCTATGATGAGGCTTTGGTAGAATTTGCTACAGGTAAAGCAGCTATGTGGGAATCAGGTCCATGGGCAGTTGAAGCAATTAAGAAAACTAATCCAGATCTAAAATTCGATATGTTCCCATTCTACGGTACAAAGAGTGATGAAGGCTGGCTAGTTGGTGGTCCTGGTGTTACCTTCGGTATTAACTCAGCAAGTAAGAACCAAGATGCAGCGAAAGAAGTATTAGCATTAATGGCATCTCCTGAAGGTCAAAAAGCTCTCCTAGAGAACAACCCAGGTTCAGGTTCATTTGGTAAAGACGTTAATGTAGAACTTCCAGAATACTTCCAAGGCGTAAAAGAAGTTTTGAGCAGTGGTCGTACATATTGTCCATGGTTCGTATGGAGTACAAATAATAGTCCTTACATCGAAACTTATGGAAAAGGATTACAAGAATATCTACAAGGTAATATGACAATTGATGAAATTTTAGCTCAAGTTGATGAAGTTGCAAAAGCAGATCACGAATTGAAATAG